Proteins from one Hoplias malabaricus isolate fHopMal1 chromosome 2, fHopMal1.hap1, whole genome shotgun sequence genomic window:
- the LOC136686205 gene encoding adapter molecule crk-like, with protein sequence MAGHFDAEDRGSWYWGKISRKDAVALLQGQRHGVFLVRDSTTIRGDYVLSVSENSKVSHYIINSINNNRQSGSGLMASRFRIGDQEFDTLPGLLEFYKIHYLDTTTLIEPINRAKHASFISTAPPGVPQKSEDAEYVRALFDFPGNDEEDLPFRKGDVLRVLEKPEEQWWNAQNSEGRAGMIPVPYVERYRPPSPTSTGGAPVGQVGLGTSTVGALDSTVAPVPTKLDYAQPVVNTPLPNLQNGPVFARAIQKRVPNAYDKTALALEVGDIVTVTKINVNGQWEGECKGKKGHFPFTHVRLLDQQQPEDES encoded by the exons ATGGCTGGGCACTTTGACGCCGAAGACCGTGGGAGTTGGTACTGGGGCAAAATCAGCAGAAAAGACGCGGTGGCGCTGCTGCAGGGCCAGAGACACGGAGTGTTTTTAGTCCGAGACTCGACCACCATCCGCGGCGACTATGTGCTCTCCGTATCCGAAAATTCCAAAGTCTCCCATTATATCATCAACAGCATCAACAACAACCGCCAGTCCGGATCAG gTTTGATGGCTTCACGCTTTCGTATCGGAGACCAGGAGTTTGACACACTTCCAGGTCTGCTGGAGTTCTACAAGATCCACTACCTGGACACCACCACGCTCATCGAGCCCATCAACAGAGCCAAGCATGCCAGCTTCATCAGCACTGCCCCTCCGGGTGTCCCCCAGAAATCAGAGGACGCAGAGTATGTGCGTGCCCTCTTCGACTTCCCGGGAAACGATGAGGAGGACCTACCATTCCGAAAGGGCGATGTGTTGCGTGTGTTGGAGAAGCCTGAAGAACAGTGGTGGAATGCCCAGAACAGCGAAGGGCGTGCTGGAATGATTCCCGTCCCCTATGTGGAGAGGTACAGGCCTCCTTCACCCACCTCCACAGGGGGCGCTCCTGTGGGTCAGGTGGGCCTGGGGACATCCACAGTGGGAGCGCTGGACAGCACTGTAGCTCCAGTCCCCACAAAGTTGGACTACGCCCAGCCTGTGGTCAACACTCCTCTACCCAACCTGCAGAATGGGCCTGTGTTTGCCAGAGCCATCCAGAAGAGAGTTCCCAATGCCTACGACAAAACGGCCCTCGCTCTAGAG gtgggCGACATAGTGACGGTGACGAAGATCAACGTGAACGGTCAGTGGGAGGGAGAGTGCAAAGGCAAGAAAGGCCATTTCCCCTTCACACACGTCCGCCTGCTTGATCAGCAACAGCCTGAGGACGAAAGCTGA